The genome window GACGACGCGCAGCTCGTCCTCGTCACCCACCAGGCCACGGACGCGGCGCTCTCGGCCACCGTCCAGGACCTGGGCCGGCTCGACATCGTCCGCGCCGTGGCGAGCGTGATGCGGGTGGAGGGCGACGACACCCCCTGACCGTAACCCCCTGACCGCCCGCGCCGCGCGGATGTCCGGGTGCGTCGGGCCGTGCGCCGTGCGGGCGCCCGGGTGCGGCAGGCCATCGGCCGTGCGGATGTCCGGGTGCGGCGGGCCGTACCCGGTGCCGCGCGGGGCGTCGCCGTCGCCGGCGCGGGTCCCGCCCGGGCGCCGGGCCGGTCGCCCCGGCTGCCGGATGTATCCCGGTATGTCGCGACGTGTCGGGAGTGGGGGATATGGGCCGAGCGACCGTGATATGGGCGAGTGGGCTATGAGGCCGCCGGGACTCGGTTAGTCTCTGCTCCCATGTGGTCGTGGATCAAGAAGGCGTCGACGGTCTCCCTCGCCGCGGCGCTCGCCGCCGGCATTCCGGCGGCCGCCTCCGCCGAGCCGGCGGCCGCGAGGCAGACGGTGGTCGCCCTCACCTTCGACGACGGCACCGCCGATCACGCCCGAGTCGCCAAGATGCTCCGCGAACGCGGGCTGCGGGGGACGTTCTACGTCAACAGCGGCCGGCTCGGCCGGCGCGGCTACCTCACCGCGGCCGACCTGCGGTCCATGGCGAAGGCCGGGCACGAGATCGGCGGCCACACCAGGGAGCACGTCCGCCTCGCCCACCTCAGCCCCGACCAGCAGCGGCGCCAGATCTGCGAGGACCGGCGGGCGCTGTTCCGCCTCGGCCTCAAGGTGCGGTCGTTCGCCTACCCGTTCGGCAACTTCGACCAGACGAGCCGCGAGCTCGCCATGTACTGCGGGTACACCTCGGCGCGCGGCATCAACGGCCTCTACCGGCCGGACACCTGCCGGTCCTGCCCGTACGCCGAGACGATCCCGCCCGCCGACCTCGCGCTGGTGCGGACCACCTCGCAGACCCGGATGCCGCGCACCGCCCGCAACCTCGCCGCCTCCGTCACCCGGGCCCAGGCGCACGGCGGCGGGCTCGTCACCTTCGTCTTCCACCGCATCCGGGACGACAAGCGGGACCAGTACGCGACCAGCCCGAAGGAGTTCACCCGGTTCATCGACTGGCTGGCGCGGCAGCAGAAGGCGAAGAAGGTCGTGGTGAAGCCGCTGGGCGAGGTCGTCGGCGGCCGGGTCTGGCCCGTGCCCGGCGACTCCTGACCTCCGGGGCGCCGGCTGCGACCCGTGGCTTGTCACGGTCGGTGACGGTCTGGTGGACTTCTCAGGTTCTTGTGATAGATGTCCACTAGCGTGGTAAACCGCGGTCAGCAGGAGGTGCCATGACGAC of Thermobispora bispora DSM 43833 contains these proteins:
- a CDS encoding polysaccharide deacetylase family protein, with protein sequence MWSWIKKASTVSLAAALAAGIPAAASAEPAAARQTVVALTFDDGTADHARVAKMLRERGLRGTFYVNSGRLGRRGYLTAADLRSMAKAGHEIGGHTREHVRLAHLSPDQQRRQICEDRRALFRLGLKVRSFAYPFGNFDQTSRELAMYCGYTSARGINGLYRPDTCRSCPYAETIPPADLALVRTTSQTRMPRTARNLAASVTRAQAHGGGLVTFVFHRIRDDKRDQYATSPKEFTRFIDWLARQQKAKKVVVKPLGEVVGGRVWPVPGDS